The proteins below are encoded in one region of Epinephelus lanceolatus isolate andai-2023 chromosome 7, ASM4190304v1, whole genome shotgun sequence:
- the zbtb33 gene encoding transcriptional regulator Kaiso isoform X1: MADAREVYTGGEENTEMELNEENSQERDKNDKLRGKKNRKFDMKFKLAVVKYAEQHSGEAAAREFNVDPRRVREWKKKKGEMASQAATDAKRLRLSGGGRKKKSEELENNLCKWIHQTRGRNLRVSRTMIIRKAKELYATAGDKRGGDVFGATNGWLDRFLRRNNFSHRRRTTVAQKEAPIEKQVNCAICSSHQMESKKIQPKNIIAMDETAVRFDMPKHTGEIGCQAGLVNTQHAAEQADIKLNIKQQAMPSLKLISATDTQYSAAVLKSMNEQRNHGLFCDVTIIIQDKKFRAHKTILSASSTYFHQLFSVAGQVIELNFIRAEIFEEILNYIYTSKIVRVRSDMLEELINAGQILGVKFIANLGSPLSQVKGLPGLSKETESKAEMMPIITESFSISAEEFNQTSRVGGNDEDSDSDVMFVSQTDAQTRAASQKSSSGEIIDLDTADSENAASTQTESNHTAAKPKEKEKAKPPLKSFAPKPPSISSANSSLPNSSPLRSPDSSSNNSSSPARVSSGSAPTTPARSSSFTPEPSSASQSSESSDIMGVHKKQVSASSQQGDFKIRIVDVDGGETNQTNSPKSAIAAKKTVTLNTATEIDSISSGCKVYANIGEDTYDIVPVKEDPGEGGSKSSKGKRSLMATPIKPFDKTPMSQKGSPNKKKAKTELEDHYELIMDGKTFYVCIVCKRPYVCLTSLRRHFNTHSWEKKYPCRYCNKVFALAEYRTKHEIHHTGERRYQCLVCNDMFMNYQLLSTHCKQVHNQDPSGRKEKDETDNNLYRLLPCKTVQMRPYSWSTEGQGVPVISEDGSVHHITSVSEDVHSSTQSRMLNWDDIFIEPDAHMPPDAHGRPASAMNSPTQGATEFDFVIPETY, translated from the exons ATGGCGGACGCGAGGGAAGTTTACACCGGTGGAGAGGAAAACACAGAGATGGAGTTGAATGAGGAGAATAGTCAGGAGAGGGACAAAAACGATAAGCTAAGagggaagaaaaacagaaagtttGACATGAAGTTTAAGCTAGCAGTTGTGAAATATGCAGAGCAGCACTCCGGAGAAGCAGCTGCCAGAGAGTTTAACGTAGACCCGAGGCGCGTCCGtgaatggaagaaaaaaaaaggtgaaatggCATCGCAGGCGGCCACAGATGCCAAGCGGCTTCGCTTGTCAGgtggagggaggaaaaaaaagagcgaAGAGCTTGAGAATAACTTGTGCAAGTGGATACACCAAACTCGTGGACGGAACCTCCGGGTCTCCCGCACGATGATTATCAGGAAGGCCAAGGAGTTGTATGCCACAGCGGGGGACAAGAGAGGTGGGGACGTGTTTGGAGCGACTAATGGATGGCTTGACCGATTCCTCCGACGTAACAATTTTTCCCACAGGAGGAGAACAACTGTTGCTCAGAAGGAAGCTCCTATTGAGAAGCAAGTCAACTGTGCCATCTGCTCCAGTCACCAGATGGAGAGTAAGAAGATCCAGCCGAAGAATATCATCGCCATGGACGAAACAGCTGTGCGGTTCGACATG CCTAAACACACCGGAGAGATCGGGTGCCAGGCAGGACTCGTCAACACACAACATGCTGCTGAGCAGGCCGACATAAAGctcaacataaaacaacaag cCATGCCAAGTCTGAAGCTGATATCTGCGACCGACACACAGTATTCAGCAGCTGTGCTGAAGTCAATGAATGAGCAGCGAAACCATGGATTATTTTGTGATGTCACCATTATCATACAGGACAAGAAATTCAGGGCTCACAAAACAATCCTGTCTGCCTCAAGCACATATTTCCACCAGCTCTTCAGTGTCGCTGGACAAGTGATTGAGTTAAACTTCATCAGAGCAGAAATCTTTGAGGAGATTCTCAATTACATTTACACCTCCAAGATTGTCCGTGTCCGCTCCGACATGCTGGAGGAGCTCATCAACGCTGGACAGATCCTGGGGGTCAAGTTCATTGCAAACCTGGGGTCTCCGTTATCACAAGTTAAGGGTCTGCCTGGTTTGTCGAAGGAGACGGAAAGCAAAGCAGAGATGATGCCCATCATCACAGAGTCTTTCTCAATATCTGCAGAGGAATTCAATCAGACAAGCAGGGTTGGAGGTAACGATGAGGACTCGGACAGTGATGTTATGTTTGTGTCACAAACAGATGCTCAAACCAGAGCTGCCAGTCAGAAATCCAGCTCTGGTGAGATCATCGATTTGGACACAGCTGATTCAGAAAATGCAGCATCAACGCAAACTGAATCAAATCATACAGCTGCAAAAccgaaagagaaggagaaagccAAACCCCCCTTGAAATCATTCGCTCCAAAGCCTCCCAGCATCAGTTCTGCAAACTCCAGTTTGCCCAACAGCAGCCCTCTGCGCAGTCCAGACAGCAGCTCCAATAACTCGTCTTCCCCTGCCAGAGTTTCCTCAGGAAGTGCTCCCACAACACCAGCCAGGTCAAGCAGTTTCACCCCTGAGCCCTCGAGTGCCTCTCAGTCCTCTGAAAGCAGCGACATAATGGGAGTCCACAAGAAGCAAGTCTCAGCATCATCTCAGCAAGGGGATTTCAAAATAAGGATTGTAGATGTAGATGGAGGCGAAACAAATCAGACCAACAGTCCCAAATCAGCTATAGCAGCAAAAAAGACAGTGACCCTCAACACAGCCACAGAGATTGATTCAATTTCATCAGGCTGTAAAGTGTATGCCAATATTGGAGAAGACACTTATGACATTGTCCCCGTGAAAGAAGATCCAGGTGAAGGAGGCTCTAAGTCCAGTAAAGGGAAGAGATCATTAATGGCAACGCCTATCAAACCCTTTGATAAAACTCCCATGTCACAGAAAGGCAGCCCAAACAAGAAGAAGGCCAAAACAGAGCTCGAGGATCACTACGAGCTGATCATGGACGGGAAGACTTTCTACGTGTGCATCGTCTGCAAGCGCCCCTACGTGTGTCTGACGAGTCTCCGCCGTCACTTCAACACCCACTCATGGGAAAAGAAATACCCGTGTCGCTACTGTAACAAGGTGTTTGCACTAGCTGAGTACAGAACTAAACACGAAATCCAccacacaggagagaggagGTACCAGTGCTTGGTGTGCAACGACATGTTCATGAACTACCAGCTACTGTCCACCCACTGCAAGCAAGTCCACAACCAGGACCCCAGTGGGAGGAAAGAGAAAGACGAGACGGATAACAACTTATACCGACTCCTGCCGTGTAAAACAGTGCAGATGAGGCCGTACTCGTGGAGTACTGAGGGGCAGGGGGTCCCCGTCATATCCGAGGATGGCAGCGTGCACCACATAACCAGCGTCAGCGAAGACGTCCACTCCTCCACCCAGAGCAGGATGTTGAACTGGGACGACATCTTTATCGAGCCCGATGCTCACATGCCACCTGATGCTCATGGCAGACCGGCGTCAGCCATGAACAGTCCTACACAGGGGGCCACAGAGTTTGACTTTGTTATACCAGAGACCTACTGA
- the zbtb33 gene encoding transcriptional regulator Kaiso isoform X2 produces the protein MGRQCSFPGCKNTSGLHSFPSDEETRRQWLRALGLPDCDLPPRSGVCNRHFSQDCFSNLMEVSMGFSKLPQLKNNAVPNIGLPKRPSSQQRYILPAPQLHDQPKHTGEIGCQAGLVNTQHAAEQADIKLNIKQQAMPSLKLISATDTQYSAAVLKSMNEQRNHGLFCDVTIIIQDKKFRAHKTILSASSTYFHQLFSVAGQVIELNFIRAEIFEEILNYIYTSKIVRVRSDMLEELINAGQILGVKFIANLGSPLSQVKGLPGLSKETESKAEMMPIITESFSISAEEFNQTSRVGGNDEDSDSDVMFVSQTDAQTRAASQKSSSGEIIDLDTADSENAASTQTESNHTAAKPKEKEKAKPPLKSFAPKPPSISSANSSLPNSSPLRSPDSSSNNSSSPARVSSGSAPTTPARSSSFTPEPSSASQSSESSDIMGVHKKQVSASSQQGDFKIRIVDVDGGETNQTNSPKSAIAAKKTVTLNTATEIDSISSGCKVYANIGEDTYDIVPVKEDPGEGGSKSSKGKRSLMATPIKPFDKTPMSQKGSPNKKKAKTELEDHYELIMDGKTFYVCIVCKRPYVCLTSLRRHFNTHSWEKKYPCRYCNKVFALAEYRTKHEIHHTGERRYQCLVCNDMFMNYQLLSTHCKQVHNQDPSGRKEKDETDNNLYRLLPCKTVQMRPYSWSTEGQGVPVISEDGSVHHITSVSEDVHSSTQSRMLNWDDIFIEPDAHMPPDAHGRPASAMNSPTQGATEFDFVIPETY, from the exons ATGGGTCGTCAGTGTAGTTTCCCCGGCTGTAAGAACACCTCCGGACTACACAGCTTCCCATCGGACGAAGAGACGAGGCGTCAGTGGTTACGGGCTCTGGGTTTACCAGACTGCGACCTCCCGCCCAGATCTGGAGTTTGTAACCGTCACTTCTCTCAGGACTGCTTCTCTAATCTCATGGAGGTGAGCATGGGTTTCTCTAAACTCCCCCAGCTAAAGAACAACGCAGTGCCAAACATCGGTCTCCCGAAGAGACCTTCATCACAGCAGCGGTACATCCTGCCAGCACCTCAGCTACATGACCAG CCTAAACACACCGGAGAGATCGGGTGCCAGGCAGGACTCGTCAACACACAACATGCTGCTGAGCAGGCCGACATAAAGctcaacataaaacaacaag cCATGCCAAGTCTGAAGCTGATATCTGCGACCGACACACAGTATTCAGCAGCTGTGCTGAAGTCAATGAATGAGCAGCGAAACCATGGATTATTTTGTGATGTCACCATTATCATACAGGACAAGAAATTCAGGGCTCACAAAACAATCCTGTCTGCCTCAAGCACATATTTCCACCAGCTCTTCAGTGTCGCTGGACAAGTGATTGAGTTAAACTTCATCAGAGCAGAAATCTTTGAGGAGATTCTCAATTACATTTACACCTCCAAGATTGTCCGTGTCCGCTCCGACATGCTGGAGGAGCTCATCAACGCTGGACAGATCCTGGGGGTCAAGTTCATTGCAAACCTGGGGTCTCCGTTATCACAAGTTAAGGGTCTGCCTGGTTTGTCGAAGGAGACGGAAAGCAAAGCAGAGATGATGCCCATCATCACAGAGTCTTTCTCAATATCTGCAGAGGAATTCAATCAGACAAGCAGGGTTGGAGGTAACGATGAGGACTCGGACAGTGATGTTATGTTTGTGTCACAAACAGATGCTCAAACCAGAGCTGCCAGTCAGAAATCCAGCTCTGGTGAGATCATCGATTTGGACACAGCTGATTCAGAAAATGCAGCATCAACGCAAACTGAATCAAATCATACAGCTGCAAAAccgaaagagaaggagaaagccAAACCCCCCTTGAAATCATTCGCTCCAAAGCCTCCCAGCATCAGTTCTGCAAACTCCAGTTTGCCCAACAGCAGCCCTCTGCGCAGTCCAGACAGCAGCTCCAATAACTCGTCTTCCCCTGCCAGAGTTTCCTCAGGAAGTGCTCCCACAACACCAGCCAGGTCAAGCAGTTTCACCCCTGAGCCCTCGAGTGCCTCTCAGTCCTCTGAAAGCAGCGACATAATGGGAGTCCACAAGAAGCAAGTCTCAGCATCATCTCAGCAAGGGGATTTCAAAATAAGGATTGTAGATGTAGATGGAGGCGAAACAAATCAGACCAACAGTCCCAAATCAGCTATAGCAGCAAAAAAGACAGTGACCCTCAACACAGCCACAGAGATTGATTCAATTTCATCAGGCTGTAAAGTGTATGCCAATATTGGAGAAGACACTTATGACATTGTCCCCGTGAAAGAAGATCCAGGTGAAGGAGGCTCTAAGTCCAGTAAAGGGAAGAGATCATTAATGGCAACGCCTATCAAACCCTTTGATAAAACTCCCATGTCACAGAAAGGCAGCCCAAACAAGAAGAAGGCCAAAACAGAGCTCGAGGATCACTACGAGCTGATCATGGACGGGAAGACTTTCTACGTGTGCATCGTCTGCAAGCGCCCCTACGTGTGTCTGACGAGTCTCCGCCGTCACTTCAACACCCACTCATGGGAAAAGAAATACCCGTGTCGCTACTGTAACAAGGTGTTTGCACTAGCTGAGTACAGAACTAAACACGAAATCCAccacacaggagagaggagGTACCAGTGCTTGGTGTGCAACGACATGTTCATGAACTACCAGCTACTGTCCACCCACTGCAAGCAAGTCCACAACCAGGACCCCAGTGGGAGGAAAGAGAAAGACGAGACGGATAACAACTTATACCGACTCCTGCCGTGTAAAACAGTGCAGATGAGGCCGTACTCGTGGAGTACTGAGGGGCAGGGGGTCCCCGTCATATCCGAGGATGGCAGCGTGCACCACATAACCAGCGTCAGCGAAGACGTCCACTCCTCCACCCAGAGCAGGATGTTGAACTGGGACGACATCTTTATCGAGCCCGATGCTCACATGCCACCTGATGCTCATGGCAGACCGGCGTCAGCCATGAACAGTCCTACACAGGGGGCCACAGAGTTTGACTTTGTTATACCAGAGACCTACTGA
- the zbtb33 gene encoding transcriptional regulator Kaiso isoform X3 — MTRRRTTVAQKEAPIEKQVNCAICSSHQMESKKIQPKNIIAMDETAVRFDMPKHTGEIGCQAGLVNTQHAAEQADIKLNIKQQAMPSLKLISATDTQYSAAVLKSMNEQRNHGLFCDVTIIIQDKKFRAHKTILSASSTYFHQLFSVAGQVIELNFIRAEIFEEILNYIYTSKIVRVRSDMLEELINAGQILGVKFIANLGSPLSQVKGLPGLSKETESKAEMMPIITESFSISAEEFNQTSRVGGNDEDSDSDVMFVSQTDAQTRAASQKSSSGEIIDLDTADSENAASTQTESNHTAAKPKEKEKAKPPLKSFAPKPPSISSANSSLPNSSPLRSPDSSSNNSSSPARVSSGSAPTTPARSSSFTPEPSSASQSSESSDIMGVHKKQVSASSQQGDFKIRIVDVDGGETNQTNSPKSAIAAKKTVTLNTATEIDSISSGCKVYANIGEDTYDIVPVKEDPGEGGSKSSKGKRSLMATPIKPFDKTPMSQKGSPNKKKAKTELEDHYELIMDGKTFYVCIVCKRPYVCLTSLRRHFNTHSWEKKYPCRYCNKVFALAEYRTKHEIHHTGERRYQCLVCNDMFMNYQLLSTHCKQVHNQDPSGRKEKDETDNNLYRLLPCKTVQMRPYSWSTEGQGVPVISEDGSVHHITSVSEDVHSSTQSRMLNWDDIFIEPDAHMPPDAHGRPASAMNSPTQGATEFDFVIPETY; from the exons ATGACCAG GAGGAGAACAACTGTTGCTCAGAAGGAAGCTCCTATTGAGAAGCAAGTCAACTGTGCCATCTGCTCCAGTCACCAGATGGAGAGTAAGAAGATCCAGCCGAAGAATATCATCGCCATGGACGAAACAGCTGTGCGGTTCGACATG CCTAAACACACCGGAGAGATCGGGTGCCAGGCAGGACTCGTCAACACACAACATGCTGCTGAGCAGGCCGACATAAAGctcaacataaaacaacaag cCATGCCAAGTCTGAAGCTGATATCTGCGACCGACACACAGTATTCAGCAGCTGTGCTGAAGTCAATGAATGAGCAGCGAAACCATGGATTATTTTGTGATGTCACCATTATCATACAGGACAAGAAATTCAGGGCTCACAAAACAATCCTGTCTGCCTCAAGCACATATTTCCACCAGCTCTTCAGTGTCGCTGGACAAGTGATTGAGTTAAACTTCATCAGAGCAGAAATCTTTGAGGAGATTCTCAATTACATTTACACCTCCAAGATTGTCCGTGTCCGCTCCGACATGCTGGAGGAGCTCATCAACGCTGGACAGATCCTGGGGGTCAAGTTCATTGCAAACCTGGGGTCTCCGTTATCACAAGTTAAGGGTCTGCCTGGTTTGTCGAAGGAGACGGAAAGCAAAGCAGAGATGATGCCCATCATCACAGAGTCTTTCTCAATATCTGCAGAGGAATTCAATCAGACAAGCAGGGTTGGAGGTAACGATGAGGACTCGGACAGTGATGTTATGTTTGTGTCACAAACAGATGCTCAAACCAGAGCTGCCAGTCAGAAATCCAGCTCTGGTGAGATCATCGATTTGGACACAGCTGATTCAGAAAATGCAGCATCAACGCAAACTGAATCAAATCATACAGCTGCAAAAccgaaagagaaggagaaagccAAACCCCCCTTGAAATCATTCGCTCCAAAGCCTCCCAGCATCAGTTCTGCAAACTCCAGTTTGCCCAACAGCAGCCCTCTGCGCAGTCCAGACAGCAGCTCCAATAACTCGTCTTCCCCTGCCAGAGTTTCCTCAGGAAGTGCTCCCACAACACCAGCCAGGTCAAGCAGTTTCACCCCTGAGCCCTCGAGTGCCTCTCAGTCCTCTGAAAGCAGCGACATAATGGGAGTCCACAAGAAGCAAGTCTCAGCATCATCTCAGCAAGGGGATTTCAAAATAAGGATTGTAGATGTAGATGGAGGCGAAACAAATCAGACCAACAGTCCCAAATCAGCTATAGCAGCAAAAAAGACAGTGACCCTCAACACAGCCACAGAGATTGATTCAATTTCATCAGGCTGTAAAGTGTATGCCAATATTGGAGAAGACACTTATGACATTGTCCCCGTGAAAGAAGATCCAGGTGAAGGAGGCTCTAAGTCCAGTAAAGGGAAGAGATCATTAATGGCAACGCCTATCAAACCCTTTGATAAAACTCCCATGTCACAGAAAGGCAGCCCAAACAAGAAGAAGGCCAAAACAGAGCTCGAGGATCACTACGAGCTGATCATGGACGGGAAGACTTTCTACGTGTGCATCGTCTGCAAGCGCCCCTACGTGTGTCTGACGAGTCTCCGCCGTCACTTCAACACCCACTCATGGGAAAAGAAATACCCGTGTCGCTACTGTAACAAGGTGTTTGCACTAGCTGAGTACAGAACTAAACACGAAATCCAccacacaggagagaggagGTACCAGTGCTTGGTGTGCAACGACATGTTCATGAACTACCAGCTACTGTCCACCCACTGCAAGCAAGTCCACAACCAGGACCCCAGTGGGAGGAAAGAGAAAGACGAGACGGATAACAACTTATACCGACTCCTGCCGTGTAAAACAGTGCAGATGAGGCCGTACTCGTGGAGTACTGAGGGGCAGGGGGTCCCCGTCATATCCGAGGATGGCAGCGTGCACCACATAACCAGCGTCAGCGAAGACGTCCACTCCTCCACCCAGAGCAGGATGTTGAACTGGGACGACATCTTTATCGAGCCCGATGCTCACATGCCACCTGATGCTCATGGCAGACCGGCGTCAGCCATGAACAGTCCTACACAGGGGGCCACAGAGTTTGACTTTGTTATACCAGAGACCTACTGA